In a genomic window of bacterium:
- a CDS encoding SHOCT domain-containing protein yields the protein MMLVFWALVIIGIVALVRYLSDRGGATRLKEPEAPLDILRRRYAAGDITKEQFEEMKRNVA from the coding sequence ATGATGCTCGTGTTTTGGGCGCTGGTGATCATCGGTATCGTCGCGTTGGTTCGCTACTTGAGCGATCGGGGCGGCGCGACGCGGTTAAAGGAGCCAGAGGCGCCTCTCGATATCCTTCGCCGCCGATATGCGGCCGGGGACATCACTAAGGAACAGTTTGAGGAGATGAAGCGGAACGTGGCGTGA